In a single window of the Gemmatimonadota bacterium genome:
- a CDS encoding PEP-CTERM sorting domain-containing protein, translating to MNARLLQILSATALIAAPLQAQTPYQDGFRFAGSIAGAPVIGNVVGGPYLGQFDTAPSVYGSPFYVWCVDYNHWISGGQTYNAWITPLDGSDFSHARNGATGGSSPDAYRWAAYLADQMLWQDQVAPTNATKARDGAIQDAMWALLGYGNNTTTRLNNLVTNYGAFLGLTTGFYNSSPALTTYSDWALITCDLARNPNCGAQEFLYRQPSPPQEVVPEPATMTLLATGLAGMAAASRRRRKQQATKL from the coding sequence ATGAACGCTCGCCTCCTCCAGATCCTGTCGGCCACCGCGCTGATCGCCGCGCCGTTGCAGGCTCAGACCCCATATCAGGATGGATTCCGGTTTGCCGGCTCGATCGCCGGCGCTCCCGTGATCGGCAATGTGGTCGGTGGTCCGTACCTCGGCCAGTTCGACACGGCACCGAGCGTCTACGGCTCCCCCTTCTATGTCTGGTGCGTCGACTACAACCACTGGATCAGTGGCGGGCAGACGTACAACGCGTGGATCACCCCGCTGGATGGGAGCGACTTCTCGCACGCCCGGAACGGGGCGACCGGCGGCTCGTCCCCGGATGCCTATCGCTGGGCGGCATACCTCGCCGACCAGATGCTCTGGCAGGATCAGGTCGCGCCGACCAACGCGACCAAGGCGCGCGATGGCGCGATCCAGGATGCGATGTGGGCGCTGCTCGGGTACGGGAACAACACCACCACCCGACTCAACAACCTCGTGACCAACTACGGCGCGTTTCTCGGCCTGACCACCGGCTTCTACAACTCGTCGCCGGCGCTGACGACGTACTCCGACTGGGCGCTGATCACCTGCGACCTGGCGCGGAACCCGAATTGCGGCGCACAGGAATTCCTGTATCGCCAGCCGTCGCCGCCGCAGGAAGTCGTGCCCGAGCCGGCCACCATGACGCTGCTCGCCACTGGCCTTGCCGGCATGGCGGCCGCCAGCCGCCGTCGGCGGAAGCAGCAGGCGACCAAGCTCTAG
- a CDS encoding squalene/phytoene synthase family protein gives MTRLVEQGYARAEGITADWAKSFYFASRFLPLAKKRAIFALYEYCRHADNLVDDRGDRPIAEVRAEIAALDADLRRIHAGEDPVDPRWLALRDTMRRFPIPLEPLTDLLVGVAIDLEPVEFEDFATLHRYCYLVAGGVGLMLGPVLGAPPQAFREPGVGLGVAMQLTNVLRDIGEDLDRGRVYLPREELERFGLTRADLEARKVTPDFVRMMQWQVARARRYFEDADVVIGLFPRDGSRLTVRLLQQTYAGILDVIEANQYNVFTRRAFTTMPKKLSILARALWDERFLPGAVPGEQSA, from the coding sequence ATGACGCGCCTCGTCGAGCAGGGCTACGCGCGCGCCGAGGGCATCACGGCGGATTGGGCGAAGTCGTTCTACTTCGCCTCGCGCTTCCTGCCGCTCGCGAAGAAGCGGGCGATCTTCGCGCTCTACGAGTACTGCCGTCACGCCGACAACCTCGTCGACGATCGGGGGGATCGGCCGATCGCCGAGGTGCGCGCCGAGATCGCCGCCCTGGACGCCGACCTCCGTCGCATCCATGCGGGCGAGGATCCGGTCGACCCGCGCTGGCTGGCGCTGCGCGACACGATGCGGCGCTTCCCGATTCCGCTCGAACCGCTCACCGATCTGCTGGTCGGCGTCGCGATCGATCTGGAGCCGGTGGAATTCGAGGACTTCGCCACCTTGCACCGCTACTGCTATCTGGTGGCCGGCGGCGTCGGGCTGATGCTCGGTCCGGTGCTCGGGGCGCCACCGCAGGCGTTTCGCGAGCCCGGCGTCGGACTCGGCGTCGCGATGCAGCTGACCAACGTCCTGCGCGACATCGGCGAGGATCTCGATCGCGGCCGAGTCTATCTCCCCCGCGAAGAGCTCGAGCGATTCGGACTGACCCGCGCCGATCTCGAGGCCCGCAAGGTCACGCCCGATTTCGTGCGGATGATGCAGTGGCAGGTGGCACGCGCGCGCCGCTACTTCGAGGATGCCGACGTCGTGATCGGTCTCTTCCCCCGTGATGGCTCGCGCCTCACGGTGCGGTTGCTGCAGCAGACCTACGCCGGCATTCTCGACGTGATCGAGGCGAATCAGTACAACGTCTTCACCCGGCGCGCCTTCACGACGATGCCGAAGAAGCTCTCGATCCTCGCCCGCGCGCTGTGGGATGAACGTTTCCTCCCCGGCGCCGTCCCGGGCGAACAGTCCGCATGA
- a CDS encoding lysophospholipid acyltransferase family protein, which yields MTDRGALPAPLPPPGPFAVRAFQRYVARLARKSLASVRWHALDDWQAWPPLPTLVVANHTNWWDGFLSSPLSTAMGHHFRILMEARNLARYKIFLRVGALPIERRSPTQAMRDLARATACLAPGTMVWIYPQGQRSPAAAPIADLERGAAWMIERHGGPIRVLPVAFRYPFLGEQQPECFILAGQSWVESPGASMQRAAVHGRLTEGLRATIATLDARLVSESLDDFAMLIAGRPSINTRLDAVRHRLGLLDDYDRRNG from the coding sequence ATGACCGATCGCGGCGCCCTGCCCGCACCGCTTCCCCCGCCCGGGCCGTTCGCGGTCCGGGCGTTTCAGCGCTATGTGGCGCGCCTCGCGCGCAAGAGCCTTGCGTCGGTGCGCTGGCACGCGCTCGACGACTGGCAGGCGTGGCCGCCGTTGCCCACCCTCGTGGTGGCGAATCACACGAACTGGTGGGACGGCTTCCTGTCGAGTCCGCTCTCCACCGCGATGGGCCATCATTTCCGGATCTTGATGGAGGCGCGCAACCTCGCCCGCTACAAGATCTTTCTGCGGGTCGGTGCGCTCCCCATCGAACGACGGTCACCCACGCAGGCGATGCGCGATCTCGCGCGGGCGACCGCCTGCCTGGCGCCGGGGACGATGGTGTGGATCTATCCGCAGGGGCAGCGCAGTCCGGCCGCGGCGCCGATTGCCGACCTCGAACGAGGCGCTGCCTGGATGATCGAGCGGCACGGCGGACCGATCCGCGTCCTCCCGGTCGCCTTCCGCTACCCCTTCCTCGGGGAGCAACAGCCGGAGTGCTTCATCCTGGCTGGTCAGTCGTGGGTGGAGTCCCCGGGTGCGAGCATGCAGCGCGCGGCCGTGCACGGACGCCTGACCGAGGGCTTGCGGGCGACCATCGCCACGCTCGATGCGCGGCTCGTGTCGGAGTCCCTCGACGATTTCGCCATGCTCATCGCCGGGCGTCCGTCGATCAACACCCGACTGGACGCGGTCCGACATCGCCTCGGCCTGCTCGATGACTACGATCGTCGGAACGGCTGA
- a CDS encoding MerR family transcriptional regulator — protein MNPEFRTYEIQEVSGLTGLSRDRLRAWERRYEAVRPVRQANGYRAYTADQVALLRAYGRLVTQGARIGSLVGLPAAEVIETAWRESPDGTPLGALLGAIRRLDREGLEREVAEQLAIRGLTRFADEIAMPLATLIGDLWSVGDLPIAAEHLASEVVIHALKEGLRTQQLPGPLALAACLPGERHEWGFLTTLCHLQEWGWEIRYLGADLPLDEVVESAWQVNPAAVALSVSDPETCAYVLDELLALPARLPSRCFVSIGGAGIEGRQATLAGAGFQIGAEPFALAPR, from the coding sequence GTGAATCCAGAGTTCCGCACCTATGAAATCCAGGAAGTGTCCGGGCTGACCGGGCTCTCTCGGGATCGACTGCGGGCCTGGGAGCGGCGCTACGAGGCGGTCCGGCCGGTCCGACAGGCCAACGGGTACCGCGCCTACACCGCCGATCAGGTCGCCCTCCTTCGCGCCTACGGCCGATTGGTGACCCAGGGGGCCAGGATCGGGTCGCTGGTCGGGCTTCCCGCGGCCGAGGTGATTGAGACTGCCTGGCGGGAGTCGCCGGACGGCACCCCCCTTGGGGCGCTGTTGGGCGCCATTCGCCGACTCGATCGCGAAGGGCTGGAGCGCGAGGTGGCCGAGCAGCTGGCCATTCGCGGCCTGACCCGTTTTGCCGACGAGATCGCCATGCCGCTGGCGACGCTGATCGGTGACCTCTGGTCCGTCGGCGACCTTCCGATCGCGGCGGAGCATCTCGCCAGCGAAGTGGTGATCCATGCCCTCAAGGAGGGCCTCCGCACCCAGCAGCTTCCGGGGCCGTTGGCGCTGGCCGCCTGCCTGCCCGGCGAACGGCATGAGTGGGGGTTCCTCACCACGCTCTGCCATCTGCAGGAGTGGGGCTGGGAGATCCGCTACCTCGGCGCCGACCTTCCGCTGGACGAGGTGGTCGAATCGGCGTGGCAGGTGAACCCCGCCGCGGTCGCACTGTCGGTGAGTGACCCCGAAACCTGTGCCTACGTGCTGGATGAGCTGCTCGCGCTGCCGGCACGCCTCCCGAGTCGATGCTTCGTCTCGATCGGTGGGGCGGGGATCGAGGGTCGGCAGGCCACCTTGGCCGGGGCAGGATTCCAGATCGGTGCGGAGCCCTTTGCCCTCGCGCCGCGTTAA
- the crtI gene encoding phytoene desaturase, whose protein sequence is MTLDPATLTAPPSSTDDLAAVVTAPVGPAVTGTSAVIVGAGIGGLASAIHLAHAGYRVTVLERHAGPGGRNGRWESEGFTFDTGPSLLLMLEYWHKLFAMVGRKVEDYLDVVQVLPNYNVHFADGTVLEMTPQLNVLLEGMEKIEPGCGPRVLEYLARTKRMYDSGLEFISKNMTSPLDMISPSRLGSLANLGALGDLQKLIAKYVKDERLQQALSFQALYLGLSPYDALAIYALLPYTEIGGGVHYPMGGMYELPLALEKLGRELGVQYRYGAKVTELEKRGDTVTAVQLEDGSRVAGDVVLVNADLPYAYQSLLKEPYPKIEQKRFSCSVVLMYLGVKKEYANLEHHNFIVAKDMREACRQLFEEHAMPEDPPYYVVASTRTDKGSAPDGCENIFVLVLAPSQHPDPARRIDWAVEGPKVEARMLEKLEQWAMPGLRENLVTKRLVTPTDFTIDYGNLRGEAFGLSHNLMQIGAFRPQNRHPKYGNLFFVGQSTHPGCGLPMALISAECVTERIVAERPVTG, encoded by the coding sequence ATGACTCTCGATCCGGCCACCCTCACCGCGCCGCCGTCCAGCACCGACGACCTCGCGGCTGTTGTCACCGCCCCAGTGGGACCTGCCGTCACGGGCACGAGTGCCGTGATTGTGGGTGCGGGTATCGGCGGCCTGGCCAGCGCCATCCATCTGGCGCACGCCGGCTATCGCGTCACGGTGCTCGAGCGGCACGCCGGCCCGGGCGGCCGCAACGGACGCTGGGAGTCCGAGGGATTCACCTTCGACACCGGGCCGTCGTTGCTGTTGATGCTGGAGTACTGGCACAAGCTGTTCGCGATGGTCGGCCGGAAGGTCGAGGACTACCTGGACGTCGTGCAGGTGCTCCCGAACTACAACGTGCACTTCGCCGACGGCACCGTGCTGGAGATGACGCCCCAGCTCAACGTCCTCCTCGAGGGGATGGAGAAGATCGAGCCGGGGTGCGGACCGCGGGTGCTCGAGTATCTCGCCCGCACCAAGCGGATGTATGACTCGGGGCTCGAGTTCATCTCGAAGAACATGACATCGCCGCTCGACATGATCTCGCCCAGTCGCCTCGGCTCGCTCGCCAACCTCGGTGCACTCGGTGACCTGCAGAAGCTGATCGCCAAGTACGTCAAGGACGAGCGGCTGCAGCAGGCGCTCTCGTTCCAGGCGCTGTACCTCGGCCTCTCGCCGTACGATGCGCTGGCGATTTATGCGCTGCTGCCCTACACCGAGATCGGCGGCGGAGTGCACTACCCCATGGGCGGGATGTACGAGTTGCCGCTCGCCCTCGAGAAGCTCGGTCGCGAGCTGGGCGTGCAGTACCGCTACGGCGCCAAGGTCACCGAACTCGAGAAGCGCGGCGACACGGTGACGGCGGTGCAGCTCGAGGACGGCTCGCGGGTGGCCGGCGACGTCGTGCTCGTGAATGCCGACCTGCCCTACGCCTATCAGTCGCTGCTCAAGGAGCCGTATCCGAAGATCGAGCAGAAGCGCTTCTCCTGCTCCGTGGTGCTGATGTACCTCGGCGTGAAGAAGGAGTACGCCAACCTCGAGCATCACAACTTCATCGTCGCCAAGGACATGCGCGAGGCGTGCCGCCAGCTCTTCGAGGAGCACGCGATGCCGGAGGATCCGCCGTATTACGTCGTGGCGAGCACGCGCACCGACAAGGGCAGCGCCCCCGACGGCTGCGAGAACATCTTCGTGCTGGTGCTCGCGCCGTCGCAGCACCCCGATCCCGCGCGCCGCATCGACTGGGCGGTCGAGGGGCCGAAGGTCGAGGCGCGCATGCTCGAGAAGCTCGAGCAGTGGGCGATGCCCGGCCTGCGCGAGAACCTCGTCACCAAGCGGCTGGTCACCCCGACCGACTTCACGATCGACTACGGCAATCTGCGCGGCGAGGCGTTCGGCCTGTCGCACAACCTGATGCAGATCGGCGCATTCCGGCCGCAGAATCGTCATCCGAAGTACGGCAACCTCTTCTTCGTCGGCCAGAGCACGCACCCCGGGTGCGGCCTGCCGATGGCGCTGATCTCGGCGGAGTGCGTCACGGAGCGAATCGTCGCGGAGCGACCGGTCACCGGATGA
- a CDS encoding glycerol-3-phosphate dehydrogenase/oxidase: protein MQDLLIIGGGIVGAAVARDAVMRGLSVTLLERRTVGWGTSSRSSRLIHGGIRYLEMGDIHLVHEALAERATLLAIAPTLVHPIPFYFVLERGAWWEWCRIGVGVVLYRLLAAKHALGPHHPLSRAALLRHEPLLANAPLLGGAVYQDARCDDIGLVWATISDAQSRGARIVEECEAAIRVGAQGIVATLPGGERVAARTLVIAAGPWTDAVRASIGLPERGLVGGTKGIHVTFPTARLPLTQALALRHPDDQRVMFCIPEPEHRRVVVGTTDTETTESPDALTVGDDDVAYLLRAVQHLFPTLQLTAADIQDRWAGVRPLLRQQGAASARSREHLILREDQILTIAGGKLTTHRAMAEEAVDRLGEILGRELPACRTAMEPLSIIDHR from the coding sequence ATGCAGGACCTGCTCATCATTGGCGGTGGCATCGTGGGCGCGGCAGTGGCCCGCGACGCGGTGATGCGCGGGCTCTCCGTGACCCTGCTGGAGCGGCGGACCGTCGGCTGGGGGACCTCGTCCCGCTCCAGCCGGCTGATCCACGGTGGCATCCGCTACCTCGAGATGGGCGACATTCACCTCGTCCACGAGGCGCTGGCGGAGCGGGCCACGCTGCTGGCGATCGCCCCGACGCTGGTCCACCCGATCCCCTTCTATTTCGTGTTGGAGCGGGGGGCCTGGTGGGAATGGTGCCGCATCGGCGTTGGGGTCGTGCTGTACCGGTTGTTGGCGGCGAAGCACGCCTTGGGGCCGCATCATCCGCTCTCCCGGGCGGCCCTCCTCCGCCACGAACCACTGCTGGCCAACGCCCCGCTCCTCGGCGGCGCGGTCTATCAAGACGCGCGGTGCGACGACATCGGCTTGGTCTGGGCAACGATTTCCGACGCCCAGTCTCGTGGGGCGCGGATCGTCGAGGAATGCGAGGCCGCCATCCGCGTCGGTGCGCAGGGCATCGTCGCCACGCTCCCCGGTGGCGAGCGCGTCGCGGCGCGCACGCTGGTGATCGCGGCAGGGCCGTGGACTGACGCAGTCCGAGCGAGCATCGGCCTGCCTGAACGCGGTCTGGTCGGCGGGACAAAGGGCATTCATGTCACGTTCCCCACGGCGCGCCTGCCGCTGACGCAGGCGCTGGCGCTGCGACACCCCGATGACCAGCGGGTGATGTTCTGCATTCCGGAGCCGGAGCATCGTCGCGTGGTGGTCGGGACGACCGATACCGAGACGACCGAATCGCCCGACGCGCTGACCGTGGGCGACGACGACGTGGCCTACCTGCTGCGCGCGGTGCAGCACCTCTTCCCCACCCTGCAGCTGACGGCGGCCGACATTCAGGACCGCTGGGCCGGGGTCCGGCCGCTGCTCCGGCAACAGGGCGCGGCGAGCGCGCGCAGCCGGGAACACCTGATCCTGCGCGAGGACCAGATCCTGACGATCGCCGGCGGCAAGCTGACGACGCATCGGGCGATGGCCGAGGAAGCGGTCGATCGCCTTGGGGAGATCCTTGGTCGGGAATTGCCGGCATGCCGAACCGCGATGGAGCCGTTATCGATCATCGATCATCGATGA